The genomic segment GCCCTCGAGCATGCCGGAGACGAAGGCGGCCGGGTTCTCGGGGAGCGGCACGAATTCGGCCGTCTTCACGTACTCGACCGCCTTGCGGCCGGCGCGCTTGCCGAACACGTTGATGTCGAGCAGGGAGTTGGTGCCCAGGCGGTTGGCGCCGTGCACCGACACGCAGGCGCACTCGCCGGCCGCGTACAGGCCCGGCACGACGGTGTCGTTGTCGGCCAGCACCTCGGCGTCGTTGTTCGTCGGGATGCCGCCCATCGCGTAGTGCGCGGTCGGCATCACGGGCACGGGCTCGACGACCGGGTCGACACCCAGGTACGTGCGGGCGAACTCCGTGATGTCGGGGAGCTTGGTCTCGAGCACCTCGGCGCCCAGGTGGGTGCAGTCGAGGAGGACGTAGTCCTTGTGCGGGCCGGCGCCGCGACCTTCCGCGACCTCCTGGACCATGCAGCGGGCGACGATGTCACGCGGAGCGAGGTCCTTGATCGTGGGGGCGTAGCGCTCCATGAAGCGCTCGCCCGAGGCGTTGCGGAGGATCGCGCCCTCGCCTCGCGCGCCCTCGGTGAGGAGGATGCCGAGTCCGGCGAGTCCGGTCGGATGGAACTGGAAGAACTCGAGGTCCTCGAGCGGGAGGCCCTTGCGCCAGACGATGCCGACGCCGTCACCGGTCAGGGTGTGCGCGTTCGAGGTCGTCTTGAAGATCTTGCCGAAGCCTCCGGTGGCGAAGATCACGGCCTTCGCCTGGAAGACGTGGAGCTCGCCGGTGGCCAGGTCGTAGGCGACGACGCCGGAGACCTGCGTCTTGCCGTCGGCATCCTTCACCGTCAGCAGGTCGAGCACGTAGTACTCGTTGAAGAAGTTGATGCCGAGCTTGACGCAGTTCTGGAAGAGCGTCTGCAGGATCATGTGACCCGTGCGGTCGGCGGCGTAGCACGCGCGGCGGACCGGGGTCTTGCCGTGCTCGGCGGTGTGACCGCCGAAGCGGCGCTGGTCGATCTTGCCCTCGGGGGTGCGGTTGAACGGCAGACCCATGTTCTCGAGGTCGATGACCGCGTCGATGGCCTCCTTGGCGAGGATCTCCGCCGCGTCCTGGTCGACGAGGTAGTCGCCGCCCTTGACGGTGTCGAAGGTGTGCCACTCCCAGGAATCCTCTTCGACGTTCGCGAGCGCCGCCGCCATGCCGCCCTGCGCCGCACCGGTGTGCGAGCGGGTCGGGTAGAGCTTGGAGATCACGGCGGTCTTCGCGCCGGGTCCGGCCTCGATCGCCGCGCGCATGCCGGCGCCGCCGGCGCCCACGATGACGATGTCGAACTGGTGGTAGTGGATGCCGTCGCGGACGACGGAATCCTGGGTCTCGGTAGTCACTTGTTCTTCAGCCTTCTTCTTCAGTTCCCGACCAGCGCGGCGCATTCGGTCCAGAGGGTGCTGTCCTCTGTGACGCCCAGGCACGGGTCGAACGTGAACACGACGAGCGTGCCGAGGATGATGAGGAGGCCGGCGGCCAGGCCGATCGCCCAGACGAGAGCCTTGCGCGCCTTCTCAGTGGTCACGTAGTCGTTCACGATGGTGCGCATGCCGTTGCCGCCGTGGATCAGTGCGAGCCACAGCATCAGCACGTCCCACCACTGCCAGAACGGCGTGGCGAACTTGCCGGCGATGAAGGCGAAGTCCAGGGCGTGGATGCCCTCGCCGACCATGAGGTTGATGAAGAGGTGGCCGAAGATCAGCACCACGAGCACGACGCCCGAGAGGCGCATGAAGAGCCAGCCCCACTTCTCGAGGTTGAATCCGCGCTGACGGCGGGCGGGAGCGGCGACGGTCTGCGCGGACATCAGTGCCCCCCTCCGAACCCGGCGAAGGCGAGCATCAGGTGGCGCGGCACGAAGCCGGCCATGATGACGACCCAGACCGCGAGCACGCCCCAGAACAGCTGGCGCTGGTACTTGGCGCCCTTCGACCAGAAGTCGATGGCGATGATGCGGAGGCCGTTCATCGCGTGGAACACGATGCCGGCGACCAGCACGACCTCGCCGAGCGCCATGATCGGGTTCTTGTATGTGCCGATGACGGCGTTGTACGCCTCCGGCGACACCCTGATCAGCGCCGTGTCGAGCACGTGCACCAACAGGAAGAAGAAGATGGCGACTCCGGTGATGCGATGAAGCACCCACGACCACATGCCTTCGCGACCCCGGTAGAGGGTGCCGCGGGGGGTCTTGGAAGTGGTTTCCGAAATCGACGGTGTCAAGCGAGCGCTTGTGGACACGGTCGTCCTCCCTGGATCGATGTGACTCGGTCGCGTGCTGCGCAAGTGTCAGGCACGCCCGATCGCTGTCCATCCTATTCCCGTCTGCGGAGGGGGAGCGACGAAGGGGACCCTAAGTTATCTCGACGTCGAGAGAGCTGCGCCGCCGCCGGTCACCCGATCTGGCTCATCCCGTTCCAGCCGCTGCCGATGGTCCTGGACGCGAGGAATCCGCCACGGCCGTTGCCAGCGTAGAGCAGGAGTGCTCCGGCC from the Microbacterium luteolum genome contains:
- the sdhA gene encoding succinate dehydrogenase flavoprotein subunit gives rise to the protein MTTETQDSVVRDGIHYHQFDIVIVGAGGAGMRAAIEAGPGAKTAVISKLYPTRSHTGAAQGGMAAALANVEEDSWEWHTFDTVKGGDYLVDQDAAEILAKEAIDAVIDLENMGLPFNRTPEGKIDQRRFGGHTAEHGKTPVRRACYAADRTGHMILQTLFQNCVKLGINFFNEYYVLDLLTVKDADGKTQVSGVVAYDLATGELHVFQAKAVIFATGGFGKIFKTTSNAHTLTGDGVGIVWRKGLPLEDLEFFQFHPTGLAGLGILLTEGARGEGAILRNASGERFMERYAPTIKDLAPRDIVARCMVQEVAEGRGAGPHKDYVLLDCTHLGAEVLETKLPDITEFARTYLGVDPVVEPVPVMPTAHYAMGGIPTNNDAEVLADNDTVVPGLYAAGECACVSVHGANRLGTNSLLDINVFGKRAGRKAVEYVKTAEFVPLPENPAAFVSGMLEGLRNNQGTERIAVLRKALQDEMDKGAQVFRTHESLEHVLGVIKELRDRYMNVHVDDKGQRFNTDLLEAVELGFLLDIAEVVVYAAQNRQESRGGHMRDDFPKRDDEKYMKHTMAYLTGDPHSSTPSDHIKLDWKPVVFTKNEQGEFNYPPMERKY
- a CDS encoding succinate dehydrogenase hydrophobic membrane anchor subunit; protein product: MSAQTVAAPARRQRGFNLEKWGWLFMRLSGVVLVVLIFGHLFINLMVGEGIHALDFAFIAGKFATPFWQWWDVLMLWLALIHGGNGMRTIVNDYVTTEKARKALVWAIGLAAGLLIILGTLVVFTFDPCLGVTEDSTLWTECAALVGN
- the sdhC gene encoding succinate dehydrogenase, cytochrome b556 subunit, translated to MSTSARLTPSISETTSKTPRGTLYRGREGMWSWVLHRITGVAIFFFLLVHVLDTALIRVSPEAYNAVIGTYKNPIMALGEVVLVAGIVFHAMNGLRIIAIDFWSKGAKYQRQLFWGVLAVWVVIMAGFVPRHLMLAFAGFGGGH